From Heterodontus francisci isolate sHetFra1 chromosome 9, sHetFra1.hap1, whole genome shotgun sequence, the proteins below share one genomic window:
- the isca2 gene encoding iron-sulfur cluster assembly 2 homolog, mitochondrial, whose translation MIAAGAVRKSLLLAAVQLCWRRVPCLTICLQSRPMLPARKTCIVAHRELLASQVTGRRFSAGQETESRSGAPQDTVFLSDSCVKRLQKILGTDEFLRVQVEGGGCSGFQYKFILDRTIDPDDRVFEQDGVCLVVDSDSLEYLKGGTVDYSEELIRSSFQVMHNPQAEHGCSCGSSFSVKL comes from the exons ATGATAGCAGCTGGGGCGGTGAGGAAATCTCTGTTGTTAGCTGCTGTTCAGCTTTGCTGGAGGAG GGTGCCATGTTTGACCATTTGTTTACAGAGCCGGCCTATGTTACCGGCTCGAAAAACTTGTATTGTGGCCCACCGGGAATTGCTAGCTTCTCAAGTAACTGGAAGGCGCTTCTCAGCTGGCCAAGAAACTGAATCAAGATCTGGTGCACCCCAGGACACTGTGTTCCTTAGTGACAGCTGTGTTAAG CGCCTACAAAAGATTTTGGGAACAGATGAGTTCCTGAGGGTACAAGTCGAAGGAGGTGGCTGCTCAGGATTCCAGTACAAATTCATACTGGATAGAACAATAGACCCAGACGATAG GGTCTTTGAACAGGATGGCGTTTGCCTTGTCGTTGACTCTGACAGTCTGGAGTACCTGAAGGGAGGAACAGTGGATTACAGTGAGGAACTGATCCGTAGCTCATTTCAAGTGATGCACAATCCACAGGCAGAGCATGGATGTTCTTGTGGCAGTTCCTTTTCCGTCAAACTCTAA
- the LOC137373620 gene encoding NPC intracellular cholesterol transporter 2-like translates to MEALCQVLATLLALGALCGAQPVKFHDCGSAAGKIITVDITPCPSLPCVLSKGQSYAVNVTFTSKTSSQTSMAAVHGILGGIPIPFIIPNADGCKSGIRCPIRNNQNYHYINSLPVKNEYPSIKLVVEWELKDENDKDLFCWRIPVQIAS, encoded by the exons ATGGAGGCCTTGTGTCAGGTATTGGCCACCCTCCTGGCGCTGGGGGCTCTGTGTGGGGCCCAGCCGGTGAAGTTTCATGACTGCG GATCTGCAGCTGGAAAAATTATTACAGTGGATATCACCCCCTGCCCCTCTCTGCCATGTGTACTTAGCAAAGGACAATCCTATGCTGTGAATGTCACCTTTACCAGCA AAACATCAAGTCAAACAAGTATGGCTGCAGTTCATGGGATTCTAGGTGGAATTCCAATTCCTTTTATTATTCCTAATGCTGATGGCTGTAAATCTGGGATTCGGTGCCCCATCCGGAATAATCAGAACTACCACTACATCAATTCCTTGCCCGTAAAAAATGAATACCCGTCA ATTAAATTGGTGGTTGAATGGGAATTGAAGGATGAAAATGACAAAGACCTGTTCTGCTGGAGGATCCCTGTCCAGATTGCCAGCTAA